Sequence from the Streptomyces sp. NBC_00440 genome:
GCGTCTCGATGAACCCCGGCACCGCGCAGCGGCCCCGCAGGTCGAGCACCCGGGTCTGCGGGCCGACCAGGCCGAGCACCGCGGCGTCGGAGTCCACCGCCAGTACCCGCCCGTCCCGGGCGGCCAGGGCGGTCCGGGTCGTACCGCCCCGGTCCATGGTGCGCACCGTTCCGTTGAGCAGTACGAGATCGGCGGCTGCGAGGGGATCGGCGGTACGGGGGACGTCGGACATCGAACGATCACCACCTGAAGCAGGTCAACACCTGCGTAGCGGCAGCCGGTCGAGGGGCGGACCCGGCTGCGCGGAGCGGGCTGAGAAGGTCAGCGGCGCCGAGATGCGACGACGCTGAATTCTCGCCATGCTCCCCGTTCGGCGGTGATCGCGGCAGGACCAGTTCGCGGTCACTTCTGGGAGTCCAGAACGGGCTGGGACAGGGGTTCCTCCGGGCCGGCGTCGGCGGGACCGCCGTCCGTACGCGCCTGACGGCGGCCCCGGTACGCGCGGATTCCGTACGCGCCCAGTACCACGGCGAGGGTCAGCACACTGGCGGCGAAGTCGGAGCGGGTGGACGGCAGGACGGCCATCGTGATGATCACTGCGCCCATCGCGGCGATGGCGAACCAGCTCAGATACGGGAAGCACCACATCTTCAGGGTGAGCGACCCCGGGTCCTCGCGCTCCAGCCGCCGCCGCAACCGCACTTGGGAGAGGGCGACCAGGAGATAGACGAAGAGCGCGACCGCGCCGTAGGAGTGGACGATGAAGGAGAACACGGCGTCCGGCGAGACATACGCGATGACCACCGACACATAGCCGAGCACCGTCGCGAGCAGGATCGCGCGGCGGGGCACGCCCCGCTTGCTGAGCTTGGTCAGGCTCTTCGGGGCGTCGTTGTTCCTGGTCAGGGCGAACACGATCCGGGAGGCGCTGTAGAGGCCGGCGTTGAGTGAGGAGAGCACCGCGACCAGGATCAGCACGCGCATGAGGTTGCCGGCGCCGGAGATCCCGATGTGCTGGAGCGTCGCCACGTACGGGCCCTGCGCCACCGACGGATCGTTCCACGGCACGATGGCGATGACGAGGAAGATCGAGCCCACGTAGAACAGCAGGACACGCAGTACGACCGAGCGGGTCGCCCTGGCCACACTCTGCTGCGGGTTCTTGGACTCGGCTGCGGCCAGCGCGGCGATCTCGGCGCCGGTGAAGAACCCGACCGCCGGAATGACGGCGGTGAGCACCGCGCCGACGCCGTGCGGGGCGAACCCGTGGTGCTGGGTCAGATTGCTGACGTCGGCATGGGCCCCGGGCCACAGACCGAGGACGAAGACCAGGCCGACGACGAGGAAGACGGTGATGGCGGCGACCTTGATCGAGGAGAACCAGTACTCGAACTCCCCGAACGACCGCACCGAGAACATGTTGACCCCGGTGAGCAGCACCATCAGGCAGAGGCTGACCACCCAGAGCGGGACCCCGGGCAGCCAGGCATGGATCTGGCTGGCGCCCGCCACCGCTTCCAGAGCGACCACGTTGACCCAGAAGTACCAGTAGAGCCAGCCGATGGTGAAGCCGCCCCAGTTGCCCAGGGCGAGCCGGGCGTACGCGTAGAAGGAGCCGACCGCCGGGCGCGCCACCGCCATTTCGCCCAGCATCCGCATGACCAGGATGACGAGTCCGCCGGCCAGCAGGAACGAGATGATCGCGGCCGGCCCGGTCTCGTCGATCACCACTCCGCTGCCGACGAAGAGCCCTGCTCCGATCACCCCGCCCAGGGCGATCAGGGTCATGTGCCGCTGTTTGAGTTCGCTCCGGAGTCCGGCCCCTCCGGTCTCTTCGCGTCCGATCTCGCCGGACCCGTTGTTCTCTGCCACGGGGACCCCTTACTTCGGAAAGTGCGTGGAGCTGCCGTCGGGAATTCAGCAGTGCCCGGAATGCTGGCCGAAAAGTGGATGTGTGAGGAAGATCCAGAACGGGCCGCCTACCGGGTACCAGGCCCTGGGTTCCGGTCCCGCGCCTGTTCCACGGGAAGTGCCCCAGCGTAGCCACGCGGGGCATGAGGGTGGGAATTCCGGCCATGGGACGGTGAAAACGTATGCGGGTGTTCACAAGGCGCACGGAGTTCTCACCGAGGGTGCACGGAGTGTGCACAGCGCGGCAGCCGGTGCGGGGAGGGGTCAGTCCCCTCCCCGCACCGGCGTACGGCTGCTTCTCGTCAGCCGGTGACGCTCTTCTCGACATCGCCGACCATCACATCGACCGCCGCGAGCAGTTCGTCGAGCACCTCACGGTCGGCCACCAGCGGCGGCGAGATCATCAGCATCGTCGCGCCGCGGTCGTCCGGGCGCAGGATGACCCCGGTCTTCCTGAACGCCTGCGGGAGCACCTCGCGCAGCACCTTCTGCGACTGCTCCGGGCTGAGTTCGCGCCCGGA
This genomic interval carries:
- a CDS encoding amino acid permease, whose translation is MAENNGSGEIGREETGGAGLRSELKQRHMTLIALGGVIGAGLFVGSGVVIDETGPAAIISFLLAGGLVILVMRMLGEMAVARPAVGSFYAYARLALGNWGGFTIGWLYWYFWVNVVALEAVAGASQIHAWLPGVPLWVVSLCLMVLLTGVNMFSVRSFGEFEYWFSSIKVAAITVFLVVGLVFVLGLWPGAHADVSNLTQHHGFAPHGVGAVLTAVIPAVGFFTGAEIAALAAAESKNPQQSVARATRSVVLRVLLFYVGSIFLVIAIVPWNDPSVAQGPYVATLQHIGISGAGNLMRVLILVAVLSSLNAGLYSASRIVFALTRNNDAPKSLTKLSKRGVPRRAILLATVLGYVSVVIAYVSPDAVFSFIVHSYGAVALFVYLLVALSQVRLRRRLEREDPGSLTLKMWCFPYLSWFAIAAMGAVIITMAVLPSTRSDFAASVLTLAVVLGAYGIRAYRGRRQARTDGGPADAGPEEPLSQPVLDSQK